The Exiguobacterium acetylicum genome includes a window with the following:
- a CDS encoding LacI family DNA-binding transcriptional regulator, protein MQVTIKDVAREANVAPSTVSRVIANSSRISQKTKERVRQAMDELGYYPNVHARSLANRTTQAIGLVMPSAATKTLQNPFFSEVLRGISTKAHQNGYSLYMTTGVSEEEVYEGVVSMVQGRRVDGVVVLYSRTDDKVVQFLQDSKFPFVVVGKPFSDSSHVTYVDTDNYLAGREVTKYLHQLGHECIAFVGGAQDLAVTQERVGGYKTALMEEGIPIHESYIVSAPFMTTGGAEAVKRLMSLEHPPTAVVVSDDMMALGVMSTLNEMGISVPDQMAVVSFNNLFIAEFSSPPLTSVEINIFGLGFEATNCLIEQINEDATPYGKRVIVPHYLVVRQSCGGKSEA, encoded by the coding sequence ATGCAGGTAACAATCAAGGATGTAGCACGGGAAGCGAATGTCGCACCCTCGACGGTATCACGCGTCATTGCGAACAGTTCACGGATCAGTCAAAAGACAAAAGAACGTGTTCGACAAGCGATGGATGAACTTGGATATTATCCAAATGTTCATGCACGCAGTCTAGCGAATCGGACGACACAGGCAATCGGTCTCGTCATGCCAAGTGCTGCAACAAAAACGCTTCAAAATCCATTCTTTTCGGAAGTCCTCCGAGGAATTAGTACAAAAGCGCACCAAAATGGTTATTCACTCTATATGACGACAGGTGTTTCAGAGGAAGAAGTGTATGAAGGTGTCGTCTCGATGGTTCAGGGTCGTCGCGTCGATGGTGTCGTCGTTCTTTATTCACGTACGGATGATAAAGTCGTCCAGTTTCTACAAGACTCGAAGTTTCCGTTCGTCGTTGTCGGAAAACCATTCAGTGATTCATCGCACGTTACGTATGTTGATACGGACAATTATCTAGCAGGACGTGAAGTGACAAAATATCTACATCAACTTGGACACGAGTGCATTGCATTCGTTGGAGGAGCGCAGGACCTAGCCGTGACACAAGAACGTGTTGGTGGGTACAAGACAGCTCTGATGGAAGAGGGCATTCCGATTCACGAGTCATACATCGTCAGCGCACCGTTCATGACGACAGGTGGTGCCGAAGCGGTTAAACGATTGATGTCACTTGAACATCCACCGACTGCCGTCGTTGTCAGTGACGACATGATGGCACTTGGTGTCATGAGTACGCTCAATGAGATGGGCATCAGTGTGCCGGATCAAATGGCCGTCGTCAGTTTCAATAACTTGTTTATCGCAGAGTTCTCAAGTCCACCGTTGACTTCTGTTGAAATCAATATCTTTGGACTTGGTTTTGAAGCGACGAATTGTCTAATTGAACAAATCAACGAAGATGCGACACCTTATGGGAAACGCGTCATCGTTCCGCATTATCTCGTTGTCCGTCAGTCGTGTGGTGGGAAATCTGAAGCATGA
- a CDS encoding alpha-amylase family glycosyl hydrolase yields the protein MRRGIMLLLLPLLLSIGVQPMTGEAASWEKERMYFIMVDRFENGDPSNDKEADPENPKAFQGGDLAGVTKRLDYIKEKGFTSIWLTPIFKNRPNGYHGYWTDEYYEIDPHFGTKEEFKRLVKEAHERDIKVVLDLVVNHLGPNHPMVKEKPDWFHKNQPIMNWNNASEVENNWLFDLPDFNTENPEVVNYLVDVANYWVDETGIDGYRLDTVRHVPAAFWKTFIPAVKEKHPDLFLLAEVFDGDPRKIASYSKLGFDSVTNFPFYYGVKDQFARKNGSAEELDSVYNRDTTFNPSAKGLATFIDNHDVKRFITEAKIGGAEEEERQLRLALFALYAAPGMPIVYQGTEIAMPGGEDPGNRMMMTFDQNKKMQQYVKTLNEMREDYPAFATGKQRLIAKTDHMAVYSRETKQQQVVYAINLGEKKTSLRVSAKEIGDDQRLRGLLFSDLVRQDGDAYEVTLDANSANGYVIEKSQVNWWSIIAIGAIAPILALVLLLVHRKRMQRQTK from the coding sequence ATGAGACGAGGCATAATGCTTCTCCTCTTGCCGCTTCTCTTGTCTATCGGAGTTCAACCGATGACCGGAGAAGCAGCAAGTTGGGAAAAAGAACGGATGTACTTCATCATGGTCGATCGGTTCGAAAATGGTGATCCGAGCAATGATAAAGAGGCGGACCCTGAAAATCCGAAAGCCTTCCAAGGTGGGGATTTAGCAGGGGTGACGAAACGTCTTGATTACATCAAGGAAAAAGGCTTCACTTCGATTTGGTTGACGCCAATTTTCAAGAACCGTCCGAACGGCTATCATGGATATTGGACAGATGAGTATTACGAGATTGATCCGCACTTCGGAACAAAAGAAGAGTTCAAGCGTCTCGTCAAAGAAGCACATGAGCGGGATATCAAGGTCGTCCTCGATCTTGTCGTCAATCATTTAGGACCGAACCATCCGATGGTCAAAGAAAAACCGGACTGGTTCCATAAAAATCAACCAATCATGAACTGGAATAATGCATCGGAAGTTGAAAATAATTGGTTGTTCGATTTACCAGACTTCAATACAGAAAATCCGGAAGTCGTGAATTACTTAGTCGATGTTGCGAACTACTGGGTCGATGAAACGGGTATAGACGGTTATCGACTTGATACGGTTCGCCATGTGCCAGCCGCATTTTGGAAAACATTCATTCCGGCAGTCAAGGAAAAGCACCCAGACTTATTCCTGTTAGCAGAAGTCTTTGATGGCGATCCACGAAAAATCGCGTCTTATTCAAAATTAGGTTTTGATTCCGTGACGAACTTCCCGTTTTATTATGGCGTGAAGGATCAATTTGCTCGGAAAAATGGCTCGGCGGAAGAGCTTGATTCAGTTTATAATCGAGATACTACGTTTAATCCGAGTGCTAAGGGACTTGCCACCTTCATTGACAATCATGATGTTAAACGTTTCATCACGGAAGCGAAGATTGGTGGGGCAGAGGAAGAGGAGCGTCAGTTACGATTAGCGCTGTTCGCACTTTATGCTGCACCGGGTATGCCAATCGTCTATCAAGGGACAGAAATCGCGATGCCAGGCGGTGAGGATCCTGGAAACCGGATGATGATGACATTTGATCAAAACAAGAAGATGCAACAGTATGTCAAGACGTTGAATGAGATGCGAGAGGACTACCCAGCGTTTGCAACAGGGAAGCAACGCTTGATTGCAAAGACCGATCATATGGCAGTCTACTCACGGGAGACAAAACAACAACAAGTCGTTTACGCCATCAATCTGGGAGAGAAAAAAACGAGCTTACGCGTATCTGCGAAAGAAATCGGTGATGATCAGCGACTAAGAGGACTTTTGTTCTCAGACTTAGTACGTCAAGATGGTGACGCCTATGAAGTTACGCTCGATGCAAATAGCGCAAATGGCTATGTCATTGAAAAATCACAAGTCAACTGGTGGTCGATCATCGCAATTGGTGCAATTGCGCCAATTTTAGCGCTCGTTCTTCTTCTCGTTCACCGTAAACGCATGCAACGTCAAACAAAATAA